A region of Cellulophaga sp. RHA19 DNA encodes the following proteins:
- a CDS encoding TolC family protein, translating into MSNIKLLKIRFVHVFVLVSFLVVYSCVPTREIKNENITVPTVYNNATTDTVNSAVMKWDQYFSDPNLKAIIDTALVNNQELNIMLQEVQVSKNEIMVRKGEYLPFVNIQAGAEVEKVGRYTSQGANDATTDIREGEEFPEPLPNYQVAAVASWELDVWKKLRNSKKAAVLEYLASEEGKNFMVTNLVSEIASSYYELLALDNQLKIIDQNIAIQNNVLEIVKLQKQAARATELGVKRFEAEVLKNQSSRYQIQQQITEVENKICFLMGSYPKHIKRTTTNFVEIFTNPVHAGIPSQLLQNRPDIKRAEYELAANKLNIKVAKANFYPSIGIKAGVGFEAFKPKFLTKTPESVLYNVVGDVIAPLINRNAIKAAYKNANKKQIKAVYEYEKAILNGYIETTNQLSNIKNLKKSFEVKQQEVNALTESIEISNKLFRSARADYMEVLLTQRDALEAKIELVETKKAQMLAHVNIYHALGGGWN; encoded by the coding sequence ATGAGTAACATCAAATTATTAAAAATAAGGTTTGTACATGTGTTTGTGTTGGTTTCATTTTTAGTAGTATACTCTTGCGTTCCAACAAGAGAAATAAAAAATGAAAATATTACAGTGCCAACTGTATATAATAACGCAACTACAGACACTGTAAATTCTGCTGTTATGAAATGGGATCAGTATTTTTCTGATCCCAATTTAAAAGCAATTATAGATACCGCTTTGGTAAACAACCAAGAGCTAAATATTATGTTGCAAGAAGTGCAGGTGTCTAAAAATGAAATTATGGTTAGAAAAGGTGAGTATTTACCATTTGTAAACATACAGGCAGGAGCAGAGGTAGAAAAAGTGGGGCGTTACACTAGTCAAGGTGCTAATGACGCTACTACAGATATTAGAGAGGGAGAAGAATTCCCAGAGCCATTACCCAATTATCAAGTAGCAGCTGTTGCATCTTGGGAATTAGACGTTTGGAAAAAGCTTAGAAACTCTAAAAAAGCTGCTGTGTTAGAGTATTTAGCTTCAGAAGAGGGTAAAAATTTTATGGTAACTAATTTGGTTTCTGAAATTGCTTCTTCATACTATGAGCTTTTAGCTTTAGACAATCAGCTTAAAATAATAGACCAGAATATAGCTATTCAAAATAATGTGTTAGAAATTGTTAAGCTGCAAAAACAAGCTGCTAGAGCAACAGAATTGGGTGTTAAACGTTTTGAAGCTGAGGTATTAAAAAACCAAAGTTCTAGATATCAAATACAGCAACAGATTACAGAGGTAGAAAATAAAATTTGTTTTCTAATGGGGTCTTATCCTAAGCATATTAAAAGAACCACAACAAATTTTGTAGAAATTTTTACTAATCCTGTACACGCAGGTATACCAAGTCAGTTGCTACAAAACAGACCAGATATTAAGCGTGCGGAATATGAGTTAGCGGCTAATAAGTTGAACATAAAAGTAGCCAAGGCTAATTTTTATCCTTCAATTGGTATAAAAGCAGGAGTAGGTTTTGAGGCTTTTAAGCCTAAGTTTTTAACAAAAACGCCAGAGTCTGTACTTTATAATGTTGTTGGTGATGTTATTGCACCGCTAATAAACCGTAATGCTATTAAGGCTGCTTATAAAAATGCAAACAAAAAACAAATAAAAGCGGTGTACGAGTATGAAAAGGCCATTTTAAACGGTTACATAGAAACCACAAACCAATTGTCTAACATAAAAAACCTTAAAAAAAGTTTTGAGGTAAAGCAGCAAGAAGTAAATGCGTTAACAGAGTCTATAGAAATTTCTAATAAATTATTTAGGTCTGCAAGAGCAGATTATATGGAGGTATTACTAACACAGCGTGATGCTTTAGAGGCAAAAATAGAACTAGTAGAAACCAAAAAAGCACAAATGCTAGCGCACGTAAATATATACCACGCTTTAGGTGGCGGATGGAATTAG
- a CDS encoding efflux RND transporter permease subunit: MFSKFIHRPVLAIVISVIIIFTGLLAINQLPISQFPQIAPTTVNIFIAYPGASADVLVKSTLVPLETSINGVQGMRYIASDATSAGEGTLRVIFEPGTDPSEAVVKIKTRVDQVMPLLPELVQREGVIITPVQPSMLMYVNLYSNKKHTDEKFLYNYAYTKMVPEIQRIDGIASAKILGSRKYAMRVWLKPDRMRAYNVSAEEVLKAMEEQSILARPGRIGRSSGKKSQSLEYTLVYQDRYSEPDQYKDIIIKANEEGEILKLKDIADVELGSEFFDIYSNLDGKPSASIVLKQTFGSNGSDVIASVKDKLKELKADLPPGIDYKISYDVSNFLDASIEQVLHTLRDAFILVAIVVFLFLGDWRSTLIPIIAVPVSLIGTFFIMQLFGLSINMITLFALVLAIGIVVDNAIVVVEGVHVKMEEENLTPFKASYAVLGELGGAIVAITLVMTSVFIPISFMSGPVGVFYRQFSITMAGAIVISAIVALTLTPVLCAMMLKNNHGKPKKKSPIDKFIDWFNNGFEKLTGKYVGFLKYIVNRRVVTFGILIAFCVGIFVTNKVLPAGFIPNEDQGMIYAIIQTPPGATLERTNEVAKKLQAICEEMEGVASVSSLAGYEIMTEGRGSNSGTCLINLKPWSERENSVHDIMEKLEEETQDLGAIIEYFEPPAVPGFGSSGGFSMRLLDKTNGTDYHEFEKINNNFMEALGKRKELSGLFTFYAANYPQYKLKIDNKAAMQKGVSIGAAMENLNILIGSTYEQGFIRFGRFFKVYTQAAPEYRSLPSDLEKLFVKSEEGKMVPYSAFMTIEKGLGPNEITRYNLYNSAAIRGLPAPGYTSGDAINAIKEVAKESLPRGYDVAWEGLSYDEASRGNESIYIFAIVLVFVYLVLAAQYESFLLPLAVILSLPVGIFGSFFLLKVMGLSNDVYAQIGMIMLVGLLGKNAVLIVEFAVQKRREGASILEAAIISSKMRFRPILMTSFAFVAGLIPLIIASGAGAIGNRTIGGSALGGMLIGTVFGVLVIPGLYYVFAKMADGRSLIKDEETAPLSEELIEISEGESQTKANTKSINKLTRILNKLRKNNKNE, translated from the coding sequence ATGTTTAGTAAATTTATACATAGACCGGTATTGGCTATTGTTATTTCTGTAATTATAATTTTTACAGGTTTGTTAGCAATAAACCAATTGCCCATATCTCAGTTTCCACAAATTGCACCAACCACGGTAAATATTTTTATTGCTTACCCTGGAGCAAGTGCAGATGTGTTGGTAAAATCAACTTTAGTTCCTTTAGAGACTTCTATAAACGGAGTACAAGGTATGCGTTACATTGCTTCTGATGCAACAAGTGCTGGAGAAGGAACTTTACGTGTAATTTTTGAACCAGGTACAGATCCAAGCGAGGCTGTTGTTAAAATAAAAACACGTGTAGATCAAGTAATGCCTTTGCTACCAGAATTGGTACAGCGTGAAGGTGTAATTATTACTCCTGTACAACCTAGTATGCTTATGTATGTTAACTTATACAGCAATAAAAAGCATACAGACGAAAAGTTTTTATACAATTATGCTTACACCAAAATGGTACCCGAAATACAACGTATAGACGGTATTGCAAGTGCTAAAATTTTAGGTAGCCGTAAGTATGCTATGCGTGTGTGGTTAAAACCAGATCGTATGCGAGCATATAATGTGTCTGCTGAAGAGGTTTTAAAGGCAATGGAAGAGCAAAGTATTTTGGCTAGGCCTGGTAGAATTGGTAGAAGCTCTGGTAAAAAATCGCAATCACTAGAATATACACTGGTGTACCAAGATAGGTATAGTGAACCAGACCAGTATAAAGATATAATTATTAAGGCCAATGAAGAAGGAGAAATTCTTAAATTAAAAGATATTGCAGATGTAGAACTTGGTAGTGAGTTTTTTGATATTTATTCTAATCTAGATGGTAAGCCATCTGCATCTATTGTATTAAAGCAAACCTTTGGTAGTAATGGTAGTGATGTAATAGCATCTGTAAAAGATAAACTTAAGGAATTAAAAGCAGATTTACCTCCAGGAATAGATTATAAAATTAGTTATGATGTATCTAACTTCTTAGATGCTTCTATAGAGCAAGTATTGCATACACTTAGAGATGCTTTTATTCTTGTTGCTATTGTAGTGTTCTTGTTTTTAGGAGACTGGAGATCTACTTTAATTCCAATTATAGCCGTACCGGTATCTTTAATTGGTACTTTCTTTATAATGCAATTATTTGGCTTGTCTATAAATATGATTACGCTATTTGCATTGGTACTCGCCATAGGTATTGTGGTAGATAATGCTATTGTTGTGGTAGAGGGTGTGCACGTTAAAATGGAAGAAGAAAACTTAACGCCATTTAAGGCATCTTATGCGGTGCTTGGTGAGCTAGGTGGTGCTATTGTCGCAATTACTTTAGTAATGACATCGGTTTTTATTCCAATTTCATTTATGAGTGGACCAGTTGGTGTTTTCTACAGACAGTTTTCTATAACAATGGCTGGTGCAATTGTAATTTCGGCTATTGTAGCATTAACTTTAACTCCGGTTTTATGTGCTATGATGCTTAAAAATAATCATGGTAAACCTAAAAAGAAATCGCCTATAGATAAATTTATAGATTGGTTTAATAATGGTTTTGAAAAATTAACAGGGAAGTATGTTGGTTTTTTAAAATACATAGTAAACAGAAGGGTTGTGACTTTTGGTATTTTAATAGCATTTTGTGTGGGTATTTTTGTAACAAACAAAGTGCTGCCGGCAGGTTTTATTCCTAATGAAGATCAAGGGATGATATACGCTATTATACAAACGCCTCCGGGAGCAACTTTAGAGCGTACCAATGAAGTTGCTAAAAAACTACAAGCTATTTGTGAGGAAATGGAAGGTGTTGCATCTGTTTCTTCTTTAGCAGGATATGAAATTATGACAGAAGGTCGTGGATCTAACTCTGGGACGTGTTTAATTAACCTTAAGCCGTGGTCAGAAAGAGAAAACTCTGTACACGATATCATGGAAAAGTTAGAAGAGGAAACACAAGATTTAGGCGCAATTATAGAGTACTTTGAGCCTCCTGCTGTTCCTGGTTTTGGTTCTTCTGGCGGATTTTCTATGCGTTTATTAGATAAAACCAATGGTACAGATTATCACGAGTTCGAGAAAATAAACAACAACTTTATGGAGGCTTTAGGCAAACGTAAAGAGTTAAGTGGTTTGTTTACTTTTTACGCAGCTAACTATCCGCAGTATAAACTTAAAATAGATAATAAAGCAGCAATGCAAAAAGGAGTGTCTATTGGTGCAGCTATGGAAAACCTAAATATTTTAATAGGTAGTACCTATGAACAAGGATTTATTAGGTTTGGTAGGTTCTTTAAAGTATATACACAAGCAGCTCCAGAATATAGAAGCTTACCATCAGATTTAGAAAAGCTTTTTGTAAAGAGTGAAGAAGGTAAAATGGTACCGTATTCTGCGTTTATGACCATAGAAAAAGGTCTTGGTCCTAATGAAATTACTAGGTATAACCTGTATAATTCTGCAGCAATTAGAGGGCTTCCGGCTCCTGGTTATACTAGTGGCGATGCTATTAATGCAATAAAGGAAGTAGCTAAAGAATCTTTACCTCGTGGTTATGATGTTGCTTGGGAAGGATTGTCTTATGATGAAGCCAGTAGAGGTAACGAGTCTATTTACATTTTTGCCATTGTTTTAGTGTTTGTATACTTAGTGTTGGCAGCGCAGTATGAAAGTTTTTTACTTCCGTTAGCCGTAATACTATCATTGCCAGTAGGTATTTTTGGTTCGTTCTTCTTACTAAAAGTGATGGGACTTTCTAATGATGTTTATGCACAAATTGGTATGATAATGCTGGTTGGTTTGTTAGGTAAAAATGCCGTGCTTATTGTAGAGTTTGCTGTTCAAAAAAGAAGAGAAGGAGCTTCTATTTTAGAAGCCGCTATTATAAGTTCTAAAATGAGGTTTAGACCAATTTTAATGACATCTTTTGCCTTTGTAGCAGGTTTAATTCCGTTAATAATTGCTAGTGGAGCTGGTGCAATAGGAAACAGAACAATTGGTGGGTCTGCCTTAGGAGGTATGCTTATAGGTACTGTTTTTGGAGTGCTTGTAATTCCTGGTTTGTATTATGTATTTGCAAAAATGGCAGATGGTCGTAGTCTTATAAAAGATGAAGAAACAGCACCACTATCTGAAGAACTTATTGAAATATCAGAAGGTGAAAGTCAAACAAAAGCTAATACAAAAAGTATTAACAAGCTTACAAGAATTCTAAATAAATTAAGAAAAAATAATAAAAATGAGTAA
- a CDS encoding efflux RND transporter periplasmic adaptor subunit, whose product MRRTSTLIGLLLVLCFASCESKKEEKKEESTFLVTNPIKKDTVIKKDYVCQIHSIRHIELRALEKGYLKHISIDEGQFVKKGQKLFNVMPNVYQADLQKAKAEAEVAEIEYKNTKLLADSNVVSSNELAMSKAELDKAKAEVFLTQTHLGFTDIRAPFDGIIDHLEVREGSLLDEGEKLTTLSDNSKMWVYFNVPEAEYLDYITNTGKARAKEVSLVMANNKMFNQPGIVETIEGEFNNQTGNIAFRATFPNPDKILRHGETGSVLMSVPFDDALLIPQKAIFEILDKSYVYVIDADGVVKQREIEIEATLPNLFIVNKGLSTKDKILLEGLRMVKNNEKIHTKFLEPNEVLNKLDLYAE is encoded by the coding sequence ATGAGGAGAACTTCTACACTCATAGGCCTATTGCTTGTGCTTTGTTTTGCCAGCTGTGAGTCTAAAAAGGAAGAGAAAAAAGAGGAATCTACATTTCTTGTGACCAACCCTATTAAAAAAGACACTGTTATTAAAAAAGACTATGTGTGTCAAATTCATTCTATTCGCCACATAGAATTAAGAGCTTTAGAAAAAGGGTATTTAAAGCATATTTCTATAGATGAAGGACAGTTTGTAAAAAAAGGTCAAAAATTGTTTAATGTAATGCCAAACGTATATCAGGCAGATTTGCAAAAAGCAAAAGCAGAGGCAGAAGTAGCAGAAATAGAATATAAAAACACAAAACTATTAGCAGATAGTAATGTGGTTTCTAGTAACGAATTAGCAATGTCTAAAGCCGAATTGGATAAAGCTAAAGCAGAGGTGTTTTTAACGCAAACACATTTAGGTTTTACAGATATTAGAGCTCCTTTTGATGGCATTATAGATCATTTAGAGGTTAGGGAAGGTAGTCTTTTAGATGAAGGAGAAAAACTAACCACCTTATCTGACAATAGTAAAATGTGGGTGTATTTTAATGTGCCAGAAGCAGAGTACCTAGACTATATTACTAATACAGGAAAAGCAAGAGCTAAAGAGGTAAGCTTGGTTATGGCAAACAACAAAATGTTTAACCAGCCTGGTATTGTAGAAACAATAGAGGGTGAATTTAATAACCAAACAGGTAACATTGCGTTTAGAGCAACATTTCCTAATCCAGATAAAATACTAAGACACGGAGAAACAGGTAGTGTGCTTATGTCTGTTCCTTTTGATGATGCCTTGCTAATACCACAAAAAGCAATTTTTGAAATTTTAGATAAAAGCTACGTTTATGTTATAGATGCAGACGGAGTTGTAAAACAAAGAGAAATAGAAATTGAAGCTACTTTACCAAACTTATTTATAGTTAATAAAGGCTTATCTACTAAAGATAAAATTTTATTAGAGGGCTTACGTATGGTAAAAAACAACGAAAAAATACACACAAAGTTTTTAGAACCTAATGAGGTGTTAAACAAATTAGATCTGTACGCAGAGTAA
- a CDS encoding alpha-ketoglutarate-dependent dioxygenase AlkB family protein, with product MDLFNTDIQKNILPFDGEVYYYGPILSITKAQEYYSYLLSNIQWENDKAVIFGKTITTKRKVAWYATNPFSYTYSKITKTALPWTKELLELKDLVEIKTGETFNSCLLNLYHTGEEGMAWHSDGEKDLKENGAIGSLSFGAERKFSFKHKENKQKIDINLDRGSLLVMTGTTQKNWLHRLPPTKKVSTPRINLTFRTIEK from the coding sequence ATGGACTTATTTAATACAGACATACAAAAAAACATACTTCCTTTTGATGGTGAAGTGTATTATTACGGACCAATACTTTCTATAACTAAAGCCCAAGAGTATTACAGTTATTTACTTAGCAACATACAATGGGAGAATGACAAAGCTGTTATTTTTGGAAAAACCATTACAACAAAGCGTAAAGTAGCTTGGTATGCTACAAATCCGTTTAGTTATACCTACTCTAAAATTACTAAAACAGCTTTACCATGGACAAAAGAACTATTAGAACTAAAAGATTTAGTAGAGATAAAAACCGGAGAAACATTTAACTCTTGCCTATTAAACTTATACCACACAGGAGAAGAAGGTATGGCTTGGCATAGCGATGGCGAAAAAGATTTAAAAGAAAACGGGGCAATAGGCTCTTTAAGCTTTGGCGCAGAACGTAAGTTTAGTTTTAAACACAAAGAAAACAAGCAAAAAATAGACATTAATTTAGACAGAGGAAGTTTATTGGTAATGACAGGCACTACACAAAAAAACTGGTTACACAGACTACCACCAACAAAAAAGGTAAGTACACCCAGAATAAATTTAACGTTCAGAACTATTGAAAAATAA
- a CDS encoding thioredoxin domain-containing protein encodes MKKIAVLLLFGLMTITVFSQGINFEHGTLQEALDKAQKENKLVFVDTYTTWCGPCKWMTKEIFPQEKVGEFFNENFVSIKIDCEKGEGIGIASKYTVTAFPTLLFLNANGKVVHKMVGGKQANDLIQGGKDALDPNKRSTSVAARYASGDRDLDFVLSYIKSLDEAYNKGKSAQVSKELLASLPIEKFANKDMFKVVANAGVTYKSKEYNYVLENKAKLLNKVDSTQYFSVLNGAISRHLNKIASTCSSIEKLNTEIELCKKDNVSKYQTSLEKGLVYTFYLSQKDFDKWFELKLKEAEEFKNKPNYVYKLHDIGNEVYANPKFNGFKEPLDRALQLGHKMISGNDGLIMGNLLLSKLYLKAGNKEKALKHFNVFFETNEKAGGLNDHPSVTSIKNGIDSL; translated from the coding sequence ATGAAAAAAATAGCAGTTTTACTTTTATTTGGTTTAATGACCATTACAGTTTTCTCTCAGGGAATTAATTTTGAGCACGGTACTTTACAAGAGGCTTTAGACAAGGCGCAAAAAGAAAATAAATTAGTTTTTGTAGACACATATACTACATGGTGTGGGCCTTGTAAGTGGATGACAAAAGAAATTTTTCCGCAAGAGAAGGTTGGGGAATTTTTTAATGAAAATTTTGTGAGTATAAAAATTGATTGTGAAAAAGGCGAGGGTATTGGTATTGCATCTAAATACACGGTTACTGCTTTTCCTACGTTACTGTTTTTAAATGCTAACGGAAAAGTTGTGCATAAAATGGTGGGCGGTAAACAGGCTAATGATTTAATACAAGGAGGAAAAGATGCTCTAGATCCCAATAAAAGAAGTACAAGTGTAGCTGCACGTTATGCAAGCGGAGATAGAGATTTAGACTTTGTTTTAAGTTACATAAAGAGTTTAGATGAAGCGTACAATAAAGGAAAAAGTGCACAGGTATCTAAAGAATTATTGGCTAGTTTGCCAATTGAAAAATTTGCAAATAAAGATATGTTTAAAGTTGTTGCTAATGCAGGTGTAACATATAAATCTAAAGAGTATAATTACGTTTTAGAGAATAAAGCTAAGCTGTTAAATAAGGTAGATTCTACTCAGTATTTTTCTGTTTTAAACGGAGCTATAAGCAGACACTTAAACAAAATAGCTAGTACTTGTTCTTCTATAGAAAAATTAAATACAGAAATTGAATTGTGTAAAAAAGACAATGTATCTAAATACCAGACTAGTTTAGAGAAAGGTTTAGTATATACTTTTTACTTGTCTCAAAAAGATTTTGACAAATGGTTTGAGTTAAAATTAAAAGAGGCAGAAGAATTTAAAAACAAACCTAATTATGTGTATAAATTGCATGATATAGGGAATGAAGTATATGCAAACCCTAAATTTAATGGTTTTAAAGAGCCGTTAGATAGAGCTTTACAATTGGGGCATAAAATGATTTCTGGTAATGATGGTTTAATAATGGGTAATTTATTGCTTTCTAAATTGTATTTAAAAGCAGGTAATAAAGAAAAAGCATTAAAACATTTTAATGTATTTTTTGAAACCAATGAAAAAGCAGGTGGTTTAAACGATCATCCCTCTGTAACTAGCATTAAAAACGGAATAGATAGTTTGTAG
- a CDS encoding dipeptidase, translated as MQDVKSFIDSNKDRLLNELIELLKIPSVSADPAYAHDVLTTADAVKAALEKAGCDTVEICETQGFPIVYGEKLIDPSLPTILVYGHYDVQPADPINLWDSPPYEPVIKKTELHPEGAIFARGACDDKGQMYMHVKALEFMVSTNQLPCNVKFMIEGEEEVGSVSLSTFVKENREKLKNDVILISDTGMISKDVPSITTGLRGLSYVEVEVTGPNRDLHSGLYGGAVANPINILTKMISSLHDENNHITIPGFYDNVEELSTEERAEMAKAPFNLDGYQKSIGINSVYGEKGYTTNERNSIRPTLDVNGIWGGYTGEGAKTVIASKAYAKISMRLVPNQDWENITELFSKHFKSIAPKGVTIKVNPHHGGQGYVTPIDSIGYRAASKAYETTFGKTPIPQRSGGSIPIVALFEKELQSKTILMGFGLDSDAIHSPNEHFGIWNYLKGIETIPYFYKNFTDMNS; from the coding sequence ATGCAAGACGTAAAAAGCTTTATAGATAGCAATAAAGACAGATTATTAAATGAACTTATAGAACTTTTAAAAATTCCATCTGTTAGTGCAGATCCTGCGTATGCACATGATGTACTTACTACAGCAGATGCTGTTAAAGCTGCTTTAGAAAAAGCTGGCTGTGACACGGTAGAAATATGCGAAACTCAAGGTTTTCCTATTGTGTACGGAGAAAAGTTAATAGACCCTTCATTACCAACCATTTTAGTATACGGACATTATGATGTACAACCAGCAGACCCAATTAATTTATGGGACTCTCCACCATACGAGCCCGTAATTAAAAAAACAGAATTACACCCAGAAGGTGCAATTTTTGCTCGTGGAGCTTGTGATGATAAAGGACAAATGTATATGCACGTAAAGGCATTAGAATTTATGGTAAGCACCAACCAACTACCTTGTAACGTTAAGTTTATGATAGAGGGCGAAGAAGAAGTTGGTAGCGTAAGTCTTTCTACATTTGTAAAAGAAAACAGAGAAAAACTTAAAAACGATGTTATTTTAATTAGTGACACGGGTATGATCTCTAAAGATGTACCATCTATAACAACAGGCCTAAGAGGGTTAAGTTATGTAGAGGTAGAAGTTACAGGGCCAAATAGAGACTTACACTCTGGCTTGTATGGCGGTGCAGTTGCCAACCCAATAAACATATTAACAAAAATGATTTCGTCTTTACATGACGAGAACAACCATATTACCATACCTGGTTTTTATGACAATGTAGAAGAGCTATCTACAGAAGAGCGTGCAGAAATGGCAAAAGCACCTTTTAACTTAGACGGTTACCAAAAATCTATAGGCATAAACTCTGTTTACGGAGAAAAAGGGTACACCACTAACGAGCGCAACTCTATACGCCCAACTTTAGACGTAAACGGTATTTGGGGCGGCTACACTGGCGAAGGTGCAAAAACCGTAATAGCAAGCAAAGCATATGCAAAAATCTCTATGCGTTTGGTACCAAACCAAGACTGGGAAAACATAACAGAATTGTTCTCTAAACACTTTAAAAGTATAGCTCCAAAAGGTGTAACCATAAAAGTAAACCCACATCATGGTGGTCAAGGTTATGTTACACCAATAGACAGCATTGGATACAGAGCAGCTTCTAAAGCATACGAGACCACATTTGGCAAAACACCAATACCACAACGTAGTGGAGGTAGCATACCAATAGTTGCCTTGTTCGAGAAAGAACTACAAAGCAAAACCATACTAATGGGCTTTGGTTTAGATAGTGATGCCATACACTCTCCTAACGAACATTTTGGCATTTGGAACTATTTAAAAGGTATAGAAACCATACCTTATTTCTACAAAAATTTTACAGATATGAATTCTTAA
- a CDS encoding BlaI/MecI/CopY family transcriptional regulator, translated as MQLSKSEEELMNHLWKLEKAFLKDLLDQYSDPKPATTTVATMLKRMADKNFVAYNLYGKSREYYPLVKKKAYFSKHVNGLIKNFFNDSASQFASFFTKETNLTKEELAHLRELIDQELKNK; from the coding sequence ATGCAGTTATCAAAATCTGAAGAAGAACTAATGAACCACCTCTGGAAATTAGAGAAAGCATTTTTAAAAGATTTACTAGATCAATATTCAGATCCTAAACCTGCAACCACCACTGTGGCTACAATGTTAAAACGTATGGCAGACAAAAATTTTGTAGCCTACAACTTATATGGCAAATCCAGAGAATATTATCCGTTAGTAAAAAAGAAAGCCTACTTCTCTAAACACGTAAACGGCTTAATAAAAAACTTTTTTAATGATAGTGCATCACAATTTGCATCGTTCTTTACTAAAGAAACCAACCTAACAAAAGAAGAGCTGGCGCATTTAAGAGAATTAATAGACCAAGAACTTAAAAACAAATAG